In Vespa velutina chromosome 1, iVesVel2.1, whole genome shotgun sequence, the genomic stretch tattactactactactactactactattactactactactactactactactactactactactattactactactactactactactactactactactactactactactactattactactactactactacatatgtagacatatatatatgtacctcgCAAATTCAAATCAATCAGagatgtgtgtatatatatatatatatatatatactaataacgaAGCGCGAATTAGTCCAGAAACTAATCTAAGTTTTGGTTAGGAGCTCTATTTGTCGGCAAtgtcgaagagaaagagagagagagaaagagaagattcaGTTCATTTACACGACACAATCGTGACTTCTCGTTGTGAAACGTATAGACAATCTTCTTGGCTTCCGTCTTCCGAAATTATATGCTTTGAACTTTCGATTAAATACAACTTGtcaaatatacttttattatcgatttacgACTCACTTGGTTGTAATTCTCAACGTCGATGGTAAATTCTTAATTCGTTCGAATTATATCAACACccttgattatatatatatatatatatatatatatatatatatatatatatatatatataaattaatctaacattcttttaaaataaaaatttcggtGTTAAGTATATCTTATcgtattaaatgatttttcctATTCGAAAATGATTTCATACGATCGATCAATACGAAATAGTTGTCGGAATATGAACTCtgtcgtagaaaaaaaaaaaaaaaatcaaatcgttGTATTTTAGCGGGATTTTCATCATACATCATCGAGATCATCGATGTTAACGAGACCGACCGATTCGTGGCTAATTCCAATTTATTTGGTCGCTTCTCGTCGTAACTTTCGCCCGTTGATGGCGTCAATCGCAGGAGAATCCCAATGGCCGTTTTACATGGTCAACTCGGGATCGAATGTACTGCTAATTTACGACTTATCGGTGATAGTCGGTGTAATTTTCACGAGTGCGAAAATTACAACGTCGGTGGCCACGGTGTACAGCACCcctaccttctctctttctatctctctttctctctccctcctccctctcccctccaacccccttctctctctttctctctctctctctctgaaagTGACGCGAAATCGTGCTCTCGGCACGAGCTTGTACCGGGATGTCGATACCACGAGGAGCGGATGTCAATAGCACGAAGTCACTCCTATCgtgagcaaaagagagagagagagaggggggggcaggggaagggaaagagagaaagagcatatCAGTTGATTTTGCAGCGCTTTTACGGATATCTCGCTTTTGTACTCGCATAAATCGTCATCGGCACCCCCACCAACTCGCTAAGAAATTCGGCCGATCTATCTTAGGAACAAACCTTTCTTGTCTCCGAAATTGAATTTCTCTTCTGTGACCATTTAATGATTATCTTTGAACTATTAACATAccaatataagataataaatgaaataataataataatagtatcattaaaatctaattttatcgattgaacTTTGGATTTAAGctgaaaaaattgtataattaaaaaaatgttataattaaaaaaatctaataatcCATCGAactaataagaaaaatctgataaaagattaattatattatatagaaaagatataagagAGATAATCTTAACAACGAAGAAATATCCATTTTCACCTCGTCAAGCTAACACCTTCCTGCAAGTTCGCAACAAATACACTTTTGGTccttaaatcttttctttttctttttctttctatctctctttatttttttctttctctctttttatctgaTCCTAAGGTTGAAATTTTCTGTAATCGTGTGAtcatttaatgattatttctctttctttgtttctctcttcttaccTGTCCCTAAGATTGAAATTTTCTGTAATCATGTAATgattacttctctttctctctctctctctctctctctctctctctctctctctctctctctctttcttgttctactacttactaatataatatattaaacataatatgataaaagagaagaatatatgataataatatgctaaacagaatattttaatatgctaatatgaaatatggtaaaaaaataatgataataataattctataaaaatcgAATGTTTTACTTAAACTCAACAATCTCATTAAACTTAACAAATCTTATaatgcaatttcttttttttttccttatcttttcgaaataacacgattaataatattaaatcgaaaaGATGAGAaggataatcataataacgaagaaatatatctataatatacatatgtatataacattttcataTCATCATGCAGCCAATCCGTAAGTTTGCAGCAAACAAGGAAACAACCTCGTGGTCTCCTCGaagcttttctctttctcttctatttatctctcttcctgtctgtctctttctcagtAGAAGCTCAGTAGTGACTCGGCTCTACAGTTAAAACCTCGTCGACGACTTCTTTAGCCGGACTGTGAAGCACTTGGAAAAGTTCAATCCGGAGTGCTGCTGGTGACACTCTCCATCGAGTTAACGGGCGTGCTCGAAGCGAGCTCTTGTATTACTTTGCATCGCCGGTAAACGCTCGAGCTTCTGCCCCTCTGTTTCTCTACGTATACATAACGCACACGCACTAGCACGTGAATACACACACTTTTATCTATGCATACAaaacttattctctctctttctctttctctttttctttctccctctttactTCTCTGTCTTATCGCAAGCAACGACATTACGTCACactatttgattttttcgttTACGATCATGCCTGCTCTTTTGTCAGAGAAACTCAAAGAGCCTTCTTTAACGATTCGATCACTCATTTTCGTTTTGATTTTCTCAAAgatattatgttttaaatatctatttatattacgttGGCTAACAAGTAATTTAccaataatacgataatataataatgatatgataataataataataatacaaaatataattacattctaTGATactgttaatttataaaatacgaaGTTTACGTagtgaaagataataatatcaccTGTCTACTATCACCTATCTCTTTATCGCCAATAGTCACCAAATTTTACCACTTGTCGTTGAATGTCGCCAAATGTTGTCAAATGTCGCTAATGTCGCCGGACGTTGCCACTTGTTGTTACTTGTCGCCACTTATTGCCACTTGCCGGCGAATGTCGTTACTTGTCGCCACTTTTCGCCGATTGTCTTCACTTGTCGCCGTTTGTCGCCGATTGTCGCCATTTGTCGCCGATTGTCGCCGATTGTCACCGTTTATCATCGATTGTCATTGAATGTTGTCGATTGTCATCGAATATCAGAGATTGGCAGCCACACGATTAGTGATCCCCACGTTCACCATCATTAGCTGTGCTCCAAATTTTTGGGATCAGACCAAGGATTTGACATATTAGAtactgtttcttctttttgtgaagaataaatttcatataatggTATTTCTTGAAATCTCCAGTGAAAGACACGAATTTACCACTTCCAATACTAATCTTCATATAcacttaatatattatatattatatattatattaataaaaatcaaatatgagTTCATTCTTGCACTATTTTTACGGTAGAACTGATAGcgctatttttttcttctataagaTTAATTCACTTTATATCATAACTAATAATATCActactattataatagtaataataataataataataataataataaaagaagtagaagaaatacatacttaaatattatatacattatatatgatGCCagtgagttaaaaaaaaaaaaagaaaaaatacatttaaatgaaCAAAGCATAATCTAGCCAATCTATATTCACTAGTGACTCTTAACAATCTATCTTTGCTTTCGAATACATTCTATGTTTTCATATGCGAActcattttatttcagaaaCATGGAAAAAGCAACGAAAGGGTCTTAGCTAATACCGATTTTTCAAAGACTTATTAAATTTCCCAAAAATAATGTTCAGATGAAATATTTCtgaatatttgttttgttttgcctTGTCTTGATATTATGAACCTGGTATAACTTACACAAACTTATACACTGATTTAATAGGCGcataatgaagataatgtCCTCTTGTTGCACTTATAGTTTATAGTTTGTTTATACCTGCCGTTAAAATTACACACGCTTCGAACGAACAGCTTTAAGATTCATGTCTACATTcaaattcttaattattaagcATAAGCTACAATTAATACCAAAGTTTATCCTttcattaagaaattttatgcTGAAACTAACATTCACCATTTCCATACTAACATTCATATTCATGTTATCATTCACATTTAATCTATTCTTGGTTGGTGCTCTTCATCAAGGGCGTTACCATTCGGATCATTAGAACTAAGGTTCCCAGCACGTCAAGGTGGTAAACTATTGGAAAGGGGGTCACACGGCCCCCCCCCCTATTAATCGATCCGTTCCCCCACTACTTATTTAAGTTTACTTGCCACCACTCCAACGGACTACCCATAAATAGACAGAAACAAAAGCCAAGCAGCTCACAAGGCATGGCGATGTCAAATAGTGGGGGTCATCTTCTTCCACTTTATTGGAAAAGGCGGTGCGGGCTACATGTGTCCTGTTGGCCGCCAATTATTTACCTTTGATTTGTATTTTATCTGGTTATTTAATTCCCTGGATTTTCCTAAAATCAACATCTAACTAAATCACTTGCTCAGACCCTACAACGATAAATTTCACTTCCATTTCGTCAATATCACTTGtcaattttcaaaatgtaattaacaaaatgaaatatacaaagagttattcgtttaatagtatagaatatttatttaataataataataataataaaattatattatataatattattattatgtattgttataatattacaatattaaacataaatgtataacatacaaacatatatttaaatatatatatagttataatattattattatattttgtgttataatactataataatatccttCATATGCTTATCATATTTTGTTAGATGTCACGAAATTTCATGAAGATTCAAAGATTCGTAAAGTTTGAGATTATATGTGATGAAAGGTCACGTGTAAGTAATCATACGGGATAGTACGCAGggcaagaaaagagaaaagaggaaagatttAAGCAATACGTttgggaaaaaggaaagctGGCTAAATTCGTGTTAGGATAAAGCACGGAAACAGCTGTTTAAGCTTATCCAGTTCACCTGTTCCATTCAATACCCAGTTTCGTCCTTGCCACACAATCTGccctatgatatatatttttatgccGAAGAACGTACCTCCTGTTGACACGTTGAATAATATACCAAGTTATCTAGTTATCGtagaataaacaataattcttttatccttGATCATTGATCGAGGATACACAATTAGAAttgggggaaaagaaaagtaaaaatgtaattataaatttcatttataataatttctttttcaacatttttttcttttctttttttttttcttttcttttctttttatgaagggatatttatatatgacaaAAAGAAGATGGCGTCATTATTATCTAAGAGAGTCTATTTAGTCATCGTACAATGAACAATAACTCTCTTACATTGCTCTCTTCTACTTTTACAAAGAtgcgaaattaaaattgattaaaaaaaaaaagaaacagaaaagaattcAAGATCAATTTATCTCATGTAACAATAAATGACTTTCACTTAGAAGAACGTCTAATGAAGTCTGACGGGGTGTATATACGcgtcaataaaataaatgaaatgtaattgacataaattcaaatttacgAATACCAAAAAcgaacaataatttatatattaacaaaaaagaggATGGTGTCGTCTCGCACggataaacatacatatgagATTTGATTTTCATCGTAAAATTGGATTTCTGTGTAGTAGAACGAGCCACGTtcgtttaacattttatttccaaATGTCCAAAAGAACgctggggaaaaaaaagagggtcGAAacagaagagatagaaaacagCTGAGACGCAGCTGGTTTGTGGCATCGCGACGACTCATGTCTTTCTGTGACGACGGGAGCGTCGCACTCCTgaatacacacgtatatatatatatatatatattatgtgtatgtgtgtaaaagGAGTACACAGATGTGCTCAACACGCTGGATGTTGCTTTTTAtacgattgttattattggaaatagaaaatagaaattgaatGGATTTCGAAAaactattttcttctatttaattaataatgaaaataaagaaaaagttactATTCTagttttaattgaatattataatattaaaataatttttgtaaaatctaATCAGATTTGATGCACTATTTCATTATCGATAACaacaatttctatatttacCATTTTATCTAAAACGtgtaatgttttataattactcGATCGGTaacttaaaattttatcataattctattttaacaACACAATCGGTAATGTCATAACCAATGTCGATAAAGATGACTTTTTGATATTTCCTTATGTTGCAAAATATAACGTAATCctttattaatcttatattaagttattaacataattaaaatgagaaattGAATAACAAtcggataaaatttattacatactgcattgtttattaataaaattaatattgcatTGATACgagatttttatcattaaagatatatatacatattattctatttcatataattgtaaaattcctcttaataaataataaacatgtgAGAATTTGTTTTacggggaaaaaaatttttggccctaaaagtttgaaatatttcaattcatttGGAGCTAGTGTATTTAGTAACTGCTTTGGTACCTTCGCTAACAGCATGTTTGGAGAGCTCACCAGGAAGCAATAATCGTACAGCAGTCTGTATTTCCCGAGATGTAATAGTCGAACGTTTATTATAGTGAGCCAATCTTGATGCTTCCATAGCAATACGTTCAAAAACGTCATTAATGAAACTATTCATAATACTCATAGCTTTACTGGAAATTCCAGTATCCGGATGTACTTGTTTCAAtactttgtaaatataaatcgcataactttccttcctctttctttttttcttcttatcggtCTTACTGATATTTTTTTGAGCCTTACCACTGGCTTTCTTTAAAGgtttatcattgatttttgGTGGAGTATTAATTGGTGGCatagttaaaaatattttcttcgttgtaATCACAGACGTTATGCTATGCGAAAGGATTCAACTGAAATAAGGCGTATAATCGTTGCGcgcttttttatatatatatccaatagTTCTAGCAACGAACCAATCAAAACGTAACATTCATTTGGCACGATCCTATTGGTACTCTGTAAGGATAGGGGGATATAAATAACTGTGctcaattattttctcatcATTTCTGATCTAACTCGAGTGCTCGAAGgttgtatttgtattttatttctaagaaGCTTAAAAATGTCTGGACGTGGAAAGGGCGGAAAagtgaaaggaaaaacaaagtcTCGCTCGAATAGAGCTGGATTACAATTTCCAGTTGGTCGTATTCATCGATTGTTACGAAAAGGTAATTACGCTGAACGCGTCGGTGCTGGAGCACCAGTTTACTTGGCTGCCGTAATGGAGTATCTTGCTGCTGAAGTTTTGGAATTGGCTGGTAATGCCGCTCGTGATAACAAAAAAACCAGAATTATTCCAAGACATTTGCAATTGGCAATTCGTAATGACGaagaattgaataaattattatctggTGTGACGATCGCTCAAGGAGGAGTTTTACCAAATATCCAAGCTGTTTTATTGCCcaaaaagacagagaagaaagcataattaataattgccGAATGAGAACGATCATTTTAAAGGatacaataattaatgtttcatGCCTcacaaatatttctaaatacatgtacgaataaaatgttttgattgatttatgaaatatttttggcGGGACGTTCATATAAAAGGGTAAAAAGGTTAAGTgcatttagaaaattaatatcaaagttttactttagaaatatttacaagaaaaaaattaaatgggaccaaattttaaaaacatcaaatatttcaaatctaaAATCTTTAGacaaatatgttatatttattcaagATTTATGTGGCGTTGTCCCAActttaatcgtattaaaaataaaaaaagcaataTTATGGTACGTTAAAACATCATTAAATACACTGGAATGAAACATAATTtctatctaatttatttaaataagatcGAGTGACGAAATcgacataaataattataagcgtatatataatatatatatatacataactaagttatatatatatatatataacttctaTGATCTTCGCGTGAATATGATACACAAAGTGtagattttctatttatgtataatttgtATGTGTTTTACTACTTGTAACCATACACAATCCATACATGTTactttgaaaatgataaatgacTACTTTTCGCTATTTCATATTTGTCCATAGTAAATACTTATATGGCTACTCAATgactatgtataatatgtatatatgtatacgtgtaatgtaaaataatatgctttttttttgttttgttttgttttgttttgttttgttttataaagtACAGTACTGTGAGAGAGTACGATttacaagaaataaattacattacaATGCTACTGTTGCGTGATTCTAAATACTGGTCCGATCCTTAGGAAAAACCTACGAAGAACCGAACGTAATTCTGGTTTAAGATCAAAACACATGACTTCACATAGCAGAGGATAACAACTAGATGCATGTACCGCGAATCGGCTGTCACTCATTTTAAGAATCCTagttaaaagtaaaaggagTATAGGTGTCCACGCATCGATGTGTGTCTCATTAGAAAGAgcaagaaaatattctaatgcTTCACAGGCTACTTCGACAAGACGTGTTTCTACTTTAACCCAATCGTTTCTATGAGTCTCATCGctatacattttaaaaagaatacgaAGCGCACAAGCTAAAGATTGTATTTCCTGATTCAATAAACCTGTTTCGGATTTCATATTGCAATAAAAACCAGATTTCCAAAGAAGTTGGCGTTGTTCGTTATTGGAATTGAAAGTTTTCGCAAAACGATGAGATTTCAATAAACATTCGACCAATTGTAAAAGATGCGTAGTAGTTAACGCGCAATACATTCCTTGTTCTTCCTTCTGTTGATCTCCTCCACCTTGAACACCTAATTCGGAAGGTTTTCCATTGAGCATATCAGCCTGTGCTAAAGCAAGATTCTCTTgatcttcttttcttgatGTTGCTGGATAAAATACTACATTGTCTATAGTTTGAATCAATTCCAATTGTACCACACATTTGATTAATAAAGCCGAGAATAACTTGTACTTAGCATTTTCGTTATTCGGCGATGGTGGTTTCCAAGTAATTAAAGCTGTTGGTAATGTACTTTCGAATATATCAAGTACGCAACGACATGTATTATCCCAAGTTTCCTCGTCAAACTTAATTCCATTACTAATAACTAAATTCTCCAAACAGTTAGTACCCGATCTAGCAAGCTGTTCATTATCTTGTTGAACGCACCACAGCAATTGAGAATACAATTGGCCCAATAAAAGTGGACCTAATGTATCATAAAATTGAGAGAATACATCGACGATAGCATAAAGAGCGTGATTACATG encodes the following:
- the LOC124957756 gene encoding histone H2B-like — protein: MPPINTPPKINDKPLKKASGKAQKNISKTDKKKKRKRKESYAIYIYKVLKQVHPDTGISSKAMSIMNSFINDVFERIAMEASRLAHYNKRSTITSREIQTAVRLLLPGELSKHAVSEGTKAVTKYTSSK
- the LOC124957758 gene encoding histone H2A-like is translated as MSGRGKGGKVKGKTKSRSNRAGLQFPVGRIHRLLRKGNYAERVGAGAPVYLAAVMEYLAAEVLELAGNAARDNKKTRIIPRHLQLAIRNDEELNKLLSGVTIAQGGVLPNIQAVLLPKKTEKKA